The following coding sequences lie in one Pseudarthrobacter phenanthrenivorans Sphe3 genomic window:
- a CDS encoding alpha/beta hydrolase, producing MSESSTPSPPAAFSYPGHGPNARTGVAICHGFTGSPLSVLPWAEHLASQGYAVSVPLLPGHGTDWRQLARTRWDDWYRCFENAFLELERSTERTFVAGLSMGGALALLAASRHNVAGVSVVNPGLSFYDRRVRVVGVLKYFQRTTLPIEEEQPTAAATSHGDYSRTPLAAVHELKKLFGAAARGLPRVSVPVQVFKSETDAVIPPTSLALLRKGLAGHLTDVVHLRRSGHVATLDVDAPEIFAKSSAFFHALARQTPALETP from the coding sequence ATGAGCGAAAGCAGCACCCCGTCCCCTCCTGCCGCTTTCAGCTATCCCGGCCACGGACCGAATGCCAGGACCGGCGTGGCCATCTGCCATGGCTTCACCGGCAGTCCTTTAAGCGTGTTGCCATGGGCAGAACACCTTGCTTCACAGGGCTATGCAGTGAGCGTGCCACTGCTGCCGGGACACGGAACGGACTGGCGCCAGCTGGCCAGGACGCGCTGGGACGACTGGTACCGCTGCTTCGAAAACGCCTTCCTCGAATTGGAGCGCAGCACTGAGAGAACGTTCGTCGCCGGGCTGTCCATGGGCGGGGCCCTGGCACTGCTGGCTGCCTCACGCCACAACGTTGCCGGCGTGTCCGTGGTCAACCCCGGCCTGAGTTTCTACGACCGGCGCGTGCGGGTGGTGGGAGTCCTGAAGTACTTCCAGCGGACCACCCTCCCCATCGAGGAGGAGCAGCCTACCGCCGCGGCCACCAGCCACGGGGATTATTCACGGACCCCTCTGGCCGCTGTCCACGAGCTGAAGAAGCTCTTTGGCGCGGCTGCCCGTGGGCTCCCCCGTGTCTCTGTGCCGGTGCAGGTCTTCAAGTCTGAGACTGACGCCGTAATACCGCCGACGTCGCTGGCATTGCTCCGGAAGGGCCTGGCCGGGCACCTCACGGATGTGGTGCACCTCCGCCGCAGCGGCCATGTGGCTACGCTGGACGTGGACGCGCCGGAGATATTTGCGAAATCCAGCGCGTTCTTCCATGCCCTCGCCCGCCAGACCCCCGCATTGGAGACTCCATGA
- a CDS encoding lysophospholipid acyltransferase family protein: MFYWVMKRIFLGPVLKLLFRPWVKGLDNIPAEGPAIIASNHLSFSDSIFMPLMVHRPVVFLAKSEYFTGTGIKGRLTALFFRLTNQLPMDRSGGAASAASLNAGMEVLNHGGLLGIYPEGTRSPDSRLYRGKVGVARLALQAGVPVIPVAMIGTDKVQPIGKRLPNIRRIGMIFGEPLDFSRYKDQAEDRDVQRKVTDQIMFELMRLSGQEYVDEYAAVVKLRMAGKPVEPAAAAEPLASSAPQADAEEAGSGPGRAGKKASGGPDGRAEPSRHDDHDGGAAAAG; the protein is encoded by the coding sequence GTGTTCTATTGGGTCATGAAGCGGATTTTCCTCGGTCCTGTGCTGAAGCTTCTTTTCCGTCCCTGGGTCAAGGGCCTGGACAACATCCCGGCCGAGGGACCGGCAATTATCGCCTCCAACCACCTCTCGTTCTCCGACTCGATCTTCATGCCGCTGATGGTCCACCGGCCTGTTGTTTTCCTGGCCAAGTCCGAATACTTCACCGGCACCGGCATCAAGGGAAGGCTGACGGCCCTGTTCTTCCGGCTGACCAACCAGTTGCCGATGGACAGGTCCGGGGGAGCTGCCTCGGCTGCCTCACTGAACGCAGGCATGGAGGTCCTTAACCACGGCGGCCTGCTGGGCATCTACCCTGAAGGCACCCGGAGTCCCGACTCGAGGCTCTACCGCGGGAAGGTGGGCGTCGCCCGGCTCGCCCTGCAAGCCGGTGTCCCCGTGATCCCGGTGGCCATGATCGGTACGGACAAGGTGCAGCCCATCGGCAAGCGCCTGCCAAACATCCGCAGGATCGGCATGATCTTTGGTGAGCCCCTGGACTTCAGCAGGTACAAGGACCAGGCAGAGGACCGCGATGTCCAAAGGAAAGTCACGGACCAGATCATGTTTGAACTGATGCGCCTGTCCGGGCAGGAATACGTGGACGAGTACGCGGCCGTTGTGAAGCTGCGGATGGCGGGAAAGCCGGTCGAACCGGCGGCTGCCGCGGAGCCGCTGGCGTCCTCCGCGCCCCAAGCCGACGCGGAGGAGGCGGGTTCCGGTCCCGGAAGGGCGGGGAAGAAGGCTTCCGGCGGGCCGGACGGCCGGGCGGAACCTTCACGCCACGATGACCACGACGGTGGTGCTGCCGCCGCCGGCTGA
- a CDS encoding class II 3-deoxy-7-phosphoheptulonate synthase, translated as MVTELSAKPAFSLSGTAQSGAADYPGLDNWRDLPISQQPSWQDRDVFEASVKELSVLPPLVFAGEVDVLRERLAAAAQGKAFLLQGGDCAETFEAATADKISARVKTILQMAVVLTYGAAMPVIKMGRMAGQFAKPRSSNDETRNGVTLPAYRGDIVNGYDFTPESRGHDASRMLRAYHTSASTLNLIRAFTQGGFADLRSVHQWNKGFTENPAHARYESLARDIDRAIKFMASCGADFEALKRVEFFASHEALLLDYERALTRIDSRTGFPYDTSAHFLWIGERTRELDHAHVDFLSRVRNPIGVKLGPSTTGDDALRLIDKLDPEREPGRLTFITRMGAGNIREKLPAVVEKVTASGAQVLWVTDPMHGNTVTSPNGYKTRNFDDVIDEVRGFFEVHHALGTVPGGLHVEMTGDDVAECLGGADPIDQDAFLDRYESVCDPRLNHMQSLEMAFLVAGALARH; from the coding sequence ATGGTGACTGAGCTATCTGCAAAACCCGCCTTTTCCCTGTCCGGCACTGCCCAGAGCGGAGCAGCCGACTATCCAGGACTTGATAACTGGCGGGACCTTCCCATTTCCCAGCAGCCCAGCTGGCAGGACAGGGATGTGTTCGAGGCTTCCGTAAAGGAACTCTCCGTCCTTCCTCCGCTGGTGTTTGCCGGTGAGGTGGACGTCCTCCGCGAGCGGCTTGCCGCCGCTGCCCAGGGAAAGGCGTTCCTGCTGCAGGGCGGTGACTGTGCTGAAACCTTCGAGGCCGCAACCGCCGACAAGATCAGCGCACGCGTGAAGACCATTCTCCAGATGGCAGTGGTGCTCACGTATGGCGCGGCCATGCCCGTCATCAAGATGGGCCGCATGGCGGGCCAGTTTGCCAAGCCCCGCTCCTCCAACGATGAAACCCGTAACGGTGTCACGCTGCCGGCCTACCGGGGCGACATCGTCAACGGCTACGACTTCACGCCGGAGTCCCGCGGCCACGACGCCTCCCGTATGCTCCGCGCCTACCACACCTCCGCTTCGACGCTGAACCTGATCCGCGCCTTCACCCAGGGCGGATTCGCCGACCTCCGCTCGGTGCACCAGTGGAACAAGGGCTTCACTGAAAACCCGGCCCACGCGCGCTACGAGTCGCTGGCCCGCGACATCGACCGGGCCATCAAGTTCATGGCCTCCTGTGGTGCGGACTTCGAGGCCTTGAAGCGTGTTGAATTCTTCGCCAGCCACGAGGCCCTGCTGCTCGACTACGAGCGGGCCCTGACCCGGATCGACTCCCGCACCGGATTCCCTTACGACACCTCCGCGCACTTCCTCTGGATCGGGGAGCGGACGCGCGAACTGGACCACGCCCACGTCGACTTCCTGTCCCGGGTGCGGAACCCCATCGGCGTCAAGCTCGGGCCATCCACCACAGGCGACGACGCCCTCCGCCTCATTGACAAGCTGGATCCGGAACGCGAGCCGGGCCGGCTCACCTTCATCACCCGCATGGGTGCCGGCAACATCAGGGAGAAACTGCCCGCCGTCGTCGAAAAAGTTACCGCGTCAGGTGCACAGGTGCTCTGGGTCACCGACCCCATGCACGGAAACACCGTGACCTCCCCGAACGGGTACAAGACACGCAATTTCGACGACGTCATTGACGAAGTGCGCGGCTTCTTCGAAGTCCACCACGCCCTGGGCACCGTACCCGGCGGCCTGCACGTTGAAATGACCGGCGACGACGTTGCGGAATGCCTCGGCGGCGCTGATCCGATCGACCAGGATGCCTTCCTGGACCGTTACGAGTCGGTCTGCGACCCGCGGCTGAACCACATGCAGTCCCTGGAGATGGCCTTCCTGGTGGCCGGCGCCCTCGCCCGGCACTGA
- the pknB gene encoding Stk1 family PASTA domain-containing Ser/Thr kinase codes for MQEHVSDPLVGTLVDHRYAVRSKLARGGMSTVYLATDQRLERDVALKVLHPHLSADENFLDRLGREAKAAARLSHPHVVGVLDQGNDGRTAYLVMEYIKGHTLRDLINEKGALPPRLALALVDPVIEGLGAAHAAGFIHRDVKPENVLISDDGRIKIGDFGLARAVTTSTSTGALIGTVAYLSPELVLGKPADARSDIYSVGIMLFEMLTGQQPFSGEVPIQVAYQHVNSTVGPPSALVPGLAAEVDELVQWCTANDPEKRPVDGNALLQELRHIRTNLTDAELDLHPPAAADGSAAAGPPSQHRTEVIGRTSHPTTVMPFGRPPAPPYQPSHGQTPAAAGQGQPAAPRRTLTPPGDGDTGEVWAPPPPVRPGKRAQRKADREDERARARAAATPARTLREGSPRRRGVLWIVVLIVAALLATGAGWFFGMGPGAAATIPSVANKTVAQAQQILADAGFRSTTSDVFDDNVPSGLVVGSEPEAGREIRKFQPVSLFVSKGPQLFPLPDLAGGTLEEAKNGLNAADMALGTVTEQFNEEVPAGIVLQQDPAAGTAVRHGTPVALVVSKGPEPIPVPSVVGQDENDAVDAIEAAGLQAEVSREEVFSRDIPEGAVASQAPATGTLTRGGTVTLTISKGPRMVEVPSFIGKQAGDARKALEALGFQVRVNNILGGFFGTVRDQDPVDTEVPEGSVITLTVV; via the coding sequence GTGCAGGAACACGTGTCAGACCCTCTGGTAGGAACGCTGGTTGACCACCGGTATGCCGTCAGGTCAAAGCTTGCGCGGGGCGGAATGTCCACCGTCTACCTGGCCACCGACCAGCGGCTGGAGCGGGACGTGGCCCTGAAGGTGCTGCATCCGCACCTCTCGGCGGACGAGAACTTCCTGGACAGGCTGGGCCGGGAGGCGAAGGCGGCCGCAAGGTTGTCCCACCCCCATGTGGTGGGGGTGTTGGACCAGGGCAACGACGGCCGCACCGCGTACCTGGTGATGGAGTACATCAAAGGGCACACCCTGCGTGACCTCATTAACGAGAAGGGTGCCCTGCCTCCACGCCTGGCCCTGGCACTGGTCGACCCCGTTATTGAAGGTCTGGGTGCAGCACACGCGGCGGGCTTCATCCACCGGGACGTGAAGCCCGAAAACGTCCTGATCTCCGACGACGGCCGGATCAAGATCGGAGACTTCGGGCTGGCACGTGCGGTCACGACTTCTACCAGCACCGGGGCCCTGATAGGCACTGTCGCCTACCTTTCACCGGAGCTCGTCCTGGGGAAACCGGCCGACGCGCGCAGCGACATCTATTCCGTGGGCATCATGCTGTTCGAGATGCTGACGGGACAGCAGCCGTTCAGCGGGGAAGTTCCCATCCAAGTGGCTTATCAGCACGTCAACAGCACTGTGGGGCCGCCATCAGCACTGGTTCCCGGCCTGGCCGCCGAAGTGGATGAGCTCGTCCAGTGGTGCACCGCGAACGATCCTGAGAAGCGGCCAGTGGACGGCAACGCGCTGCTCCAGGAACTCCGTCATATCCGGACCAACCTTACCGACGCCGAACTTGACCTCCATCCGCCGGCAGCAGCCGACGGGTCCGCGGCCGCCGGTCCCCCTTCCCAGCACCGGACCGAAGTAATTGGCCGGACCAGCCACCCAACAACGGTGATGCCGTTTGGCAGGCCGCCCGCCCCGCCCTACCAGCCGTCGCACGGCCAGACGCCCGCCGCCGCCGGCCAGGGCCAACCCGCCGCACCCCGTCGCACCCTCACTCCCCCCGGTGACGGCGATACAGGAGAAGTCTGGGCTCCCCCGCCTCCCGTCAGGCCAGGCAAGCGTGCCCAGCGCAAAGCGGACAGGGAAGACGAAAGGGCCCGTGCACGAGCTGCCGCCACTCCGGCCCGGACCTTGCGCGAGGGCAGTCCCCGCCGCCGTGGGGTTCTGTGGATCGTGGTCCTCATCGTTGCCGCCCTGCTGGCAACGGGTGCAGGCTGGTTCTTTGGAATGGGTCCCGGCGCCGCGGCCACAATTCCCTCCGTGGCAAACAAGACAGTTGCCCAAGCCCAACAGATCCTGGCCGACGCCGGTTTCCGGTCCACTACCAGCGATGTCTTTGACGACAATGTTCCCTCGGGCCTGGTGGTTGGCAGCGAGCCGGAAGCGGGCAGGGAAATCCGCAAGTTCCAGCCAGTCTCGCTTTTCGTCTCCAAAGGCCCCCAGCTCTTCCCGTTGCCGGACCTGGCCGGCGGCACGCTGGAGGAAGCGAAGAACGGACTGAACGCAGCCGACATGGCACTGGGTACCGTCACCGAGCAGTTCAATGAGGAAGTTCCGGCAGGTATTGTGCTGCAGCAGGACCCGGCGGCCGGAACGGCCGTGCGGCATGGCACACCCGTCGCCCTGGTGGTCTCCAAAGGCCCCGAGCCCATTCCCGTTCCCTCGGTAGTGGGACAGGACGAAAACGATGCCGTGGATGCCATCGAGGCGGCCGGACTCCAGGCGGAAGTTTCCCGCGAGGAAGTCTTCAGCAGGGACATTCCGGAAGGAGCCGTGGCCAGCCAGGCCCCGGCCACCGGTACGTTGACGCGCGGCGGCACGGTCACGCTTACCATCTCCAAAGGACCGCGGATGGTGGAAGTCCCCAGCTTCATCGGCAAGCAGGCAGGCGACGCGCGGAAGGCCCTGGAGGCGCTGGGTTTCCAGGTCCGGGTCAACAACATCCTGGGCGGCTTCTTCGGGACCGTGCGCGACCAGGACCCGGTGGACACAGAGGTGCCGGAGGGGTCGGTCATAACCCTGACCGTGGTGTAG